The Fusarium fujikuroi IMI 58289 draft genome, chromosome FFUJ_chr05 DNA segment TTCGCTAATAAGCACGATTTCCGAACGCACCTGATCAGGTGGCACCGGCCGACCGAACCGCGcgataaaaaaaaagatggTGATAAAGTTCTCGATAAAGAGGTGCAATGGCTTCTAGGTCGTCAAGACTCGTCGATGCGAATGACGTGTGGTCTGCCTCAAGACCTCGGCTGTCCCATGCCCCAATGTGCCTCAGTCCGATTCACCGGTCCTACGGCGTGGGATCAACGCCTTAACCATGCTGCTGAACACTTTCTTACCAGTCCACAACGTATAGACGTATTTGGAGGCGAGCAAGATGCAGAGCTTGTACAGTGGGCAGCCAGTGGTGAGGTCGGCATCCATAAAATTACGCTGAATTCTCGCCTTGAACAGCATAACTGCGGCAAGTCGGTCGCAGACAGCGGTTATAGCAGCATGCCTGGCATGCCCCGACATCAGAATATGTCACAGCACGGCGATTCGTCCCCAGTGGTTCCCTCCGAGATCCCAGAGTGCAGCGATGCCACATTCTTCGATCACAGCACGGAGGCATTATACATGGGTGCTGGATCTGCTAGTATCGGAGGCTGGGCCCGACTTCCCAAATATCTGGAGCCTATATTTGACCATGAAACCAGTCCTTCGGCAAGCCAGTCGTTCCAGCAACCTTTCTCCCAATACGAGCctgcagaagatgaggggACAGCCGGGACATCCCAGGGCTCAAGCATCGCCGACAGAATGCCACCAGTCAATGCAGCTACTGCAGCTGCCAGAAACTGGTTCCACGGATGGCTAAGAGAATGGCTTTCACCTTTAATACGAGAGAGACCTAGTGGAAACAGCAACTGTCAGAGTACCAATTCCGCCTCAACATCTCAGACTCGAGACTCTAGCTCTAGCTCAAGCCCCAATACGGACAAGCAGACACAGACAACGAATCAACCTCGCCGTGTCTCCAAGCGCAAGCGCGACAATGgcgacgatggcgatgacaATGAGAAGCGCCCCAAATCTCGACGTGTCCGGAACACTTCAGTAGTCCCGAGGCTAGCATGTCCATACTTCAAGCGGAATCCTCACAAGTACGGCCAACCCAGCTGGAAGGCGTGTGCACATCCTGGCTTTGAAAGTATACATCGAATGAAGTAAGTGCCTATTGACgatatataataaaacttGAATTTCTTACAACATTGGATAGGGAGCATCTGTATCGCAATCACTCGCCGCCCAAATACCAATGTCGACGCTGTAGCTCGGACCTCAAGACCGCTGGAGCTCTTGGAACGCATTCAAAGCAGATCCCGGCGTGTGACCCCTGCACCAGtacccaagatcaagacatATTGGACGATGATACCCTCGAGCGACTGAGGAGCAAAAAGGGAATGGGCCAGAAAAAGTCCGAATCAGAGAAGTGGACAGAGGTTTACAAAATTGTGTTTCCAAATGACCGGGTACCCAGTCCCTGTATGTCAGCTTTACCGGCCCTTCTTTCTATACATCATGGCTAACCATGTCAGATTTCGAGGACACTGAGCAGGACAAGAATACTAGGGGTTTCAATCTCTGCCAGGGATTTGGTCGCTATCTCGAAGCCGAGTTGCCACCGCAGATGGAAAAAGACTTGACGACGGTTGAATGGCCATTGCCCGAGCCGATACAGCAAGACATTGTACAACGGGCAAAACGGCTCGTACCTCAACTACTCGGTTCAtacttgaaggagatgggGTATGTTACGAGTGATGAGAGCGAGCAGCTGGAAAATGCATCTGCGGCAACAGGGAATAATGCTGATGATCTATCGACGGCGCTCCAGCAAGACAGCAGCTCTGAATATCCGACGACAACGCTGCCGAAAGGAAGCACCTCAGAAGAGGCTATGTCCATGTTTCCGACAGACGACGGCTCTGAAGAATTGACGACGATGCCTCAAGTCGAATACGATACCGCAGACTCGGCCATGTTTCAGTATGGGGATTTCTCTGGACAGGGTACGATGGTTCCAACTTCTCAGATGATGCCACCGTTCTTTGCGCCGCCAAGTCAGGATTGGCAGGTAATTTATTCGCAGTTTGGCTATGACCCAAATCTTGATTCAGGGTTTGGCGGCATGAGTACTTCTTGAGCTACACACTTATACACATAGTCTGAGGTTTAACCAAGATGCATTTCCCATTGCTGCAGGCCCATAACCAGTAAGGTTTCCATCGCCATAACCCCAACTTACTGAGTCAGCGTGACAGAGCAGTAACCACGTTCTCGGCCCACTACCACCCTACCTAGCGACTTCTAGTAGCCAGTCCTGACTAATCTAAATCtctattatttttaaaatatataattaatttaattaaaaaaaagcttaatttatataaaaaaaaatatataaagattcttttattttatagtaattttttcttattttattttattttattttgtTATCTTTAGGtaaaaattacttaaaactggttaatttttataatagctagaggcctacctaccttaggtataagccgagatgagatgatcctCGCTCCAAAATCCAATCTCACTCAGCTGCCACGTTTAAATAATACGTGAGCTCTATCCAGTGTACTGCAAATTCCTTACCATACGCTACTAGTCACGTATTTGTGCTTCCATGATGTTTAGCCTTGTAGCCGTACCCGAATTATGGGACATCATTGCTCAATGTCTTGCGCCGACTGACCTGCTCCACCTGTCTTCTGTCTCGCGAGCATTCAACGCCATCACAGAGAAACATCTTTACCGCAAGATAATATGGACCTGGGACCACAGCAAACCGGATGCATCTATGCCCATCCAGCAGTTATTACTCAACCTACTTCACCGACCGGAATTGGCGTCATTTATCCGTGAATTCAGCGTTCAAGAGATCGGATATGGCCCGAAACCGCGCATGCACGCAGACTCGAATTCTCTTCGAGACGCCGATGTTGCGATAAGTAGCCTGATACAAGAAGCAGGATTATCGCCTTCAGAAGATTGGCTCAAGAGGCTTTATGGCCTGGAGGTGGAAATAATTGTCGCACTTGTTATTCTACAGTTACGGAATGTAGAAATACTAGTGATTGACATGTTTCACCGTGACGACGGATATGGCTCGCCGATACCGAATTTCAGTCCCATAGGGGATGTGCTACGCCTGGCCTGCAACCCTCATTCGATGACGAGAGCGACCAAACTCGAACGTCTGGAAGCATTTAGTTGGCCCTCTGGAGATTTTGACTGCCATACAGACTTGATGAGAAGGGGAGAGGTCTTGGACATGCTGCCAATCTTTCGGGCGTCTCGGCTCAGAGAAGTCGCGCTAAAACTCAGCTGTCCAGAGCCACCACTTGACGCCGCGATGCCTACAGTGTCGCCTTCGGAATCCCTCACGAGTCTCACTTTGCGATACACCACCGTTGCAGAAAGCTTTTTAAAGCAATTGCTATCCCAGATGAAGAATCTAGAGTTCTTTCGACTAGACTTGTATCGGTCAGGGGAGGCGCATATCTTTGATGGCCAATCCATCAGCCAAGGATTGATGCCATGCCGCAAGGTTCTCCGTGACCTGACCATTCATTGGGAAGCGTGCGACGATTACATCGAAGTCGATGTGCCCTCTTCGACGCCTTTGGGCTCTTTGAAGGGATTTTCTGCCCTCGAAAGCATTGATGCGACAAGCACCGCAGTGATAGACGATGATCTAACACTGGGGGATGTCCTCCCGCCGACCTTGAAAGCTCTCGTGCTTCGACAAGGGCTAGATGATTTCAATGTTTCTTGGGAGGAGGGGTTCAGCTCGATATTGGAAGAGTTTGCCAATTTGTCGCCTGTACCGACGCCGTGTTTGACAGAGTTGCGGATTGGTGTGTGGCAGTTATTGGAAGGTGAACGAGCAGAACAAGACCTGAGAGAGAAATATCACCAGAATCATGGGGTCGAGGTGTCCTTCTTCGAGCTTTAGCACCAAGCAAGGGGATGATGCCACTGTGAGCGCGCCCCGAGAAAAACAGGGCTCTGGGTAACGGATCGATCGTTGACTTTAGATTTTGTCCTATTATTTGTTGTTAAACTTGAGCGTAGTAACAAACTGCCGGGTTACTCCAGGTCTGCCCGGCTTGGAACGCTGTGCCTCCAGTCGTCATCAACTGCACTGAGCCGCAAATTGGTTAGTGCTAATGGGCAACGAAAACCACTGAGATGCAGTGGCTAACAGCACTAAACTTTAGTGAGCGGGCGTCGCAAGCTCGCCCCAATTCTCACCACCAAGAGATGATTATCATCAATGCAAGATACACTCAATAAACTCTTTGTTGCTcaaacttttattaatagtagataGATCATTCGCTCAGACTTGTTTGTATATATGACATGACATATCGACCGCCAACTCCAGACATCTATGATTTGCTTTGCAGTGGTGACTTTCCTTTCCGTTCCTATAAATCAATGATTGCTCTGATCGAACTCGTACACTTAAAACAGATGCAGCACTCGTTCAATCTCTAAATAATGCAACATAACATAACCCAAAATTAACAAAAGTATCCAGTATATCATGCTCGCACTCACGCCTGTCGCGCCTCAAGATTCTCGTTACTGGCACCCTGTCCAGGCTGTAATCCTGCTACACTAGCAGCTACGATACCTGGCATACCAACGACCGACATCATCGGTGAGATGGGCGGTCtgtttgaggatcttgatgaaCCGCGTCGGCTACGGAGCTTGCTTCTGGGTCGAGACTCGGATCTCTTGCGTCGAAGCATCTTCTCGCGTGAGCGCGCCATGGCATCGCTCAACGCTGTCATGCGGCCACCACGAACACGCTTCAAGAACTCGAGATCATCGCGAATGCCGAGGAGTGCGGTATCCATATCATAcccctcaagcttctccttaGGAAACGGCTCAGTGCCATCTTCCTCAGAggtatccttcttcttgcgcgAGAAGCGGATCCAGCTTGGCCACAACTTAGCAAGAACCTTGACAAAAGCATGGAACCACTCATCGGGGAATAAACGAATGAGAACACCGATAGGAAtagagaagaagccaagaacgAGAGAAATTCCCCACTGGGTACCGTTCAGGCGTGTAACCACAAAGGCGTCGCTGCCGAAGAAGATAATGATGATCTGTCCAGCTGCCATGATGGTCATCATGAGCATGAACAAATGGTTGCGGTGGAGACCCtcgaagatgttgagcttgttaTCGACGCGTCGACTGttgacgagcttgaagatctgCATAAAGacaaagatgttgaagatgagagagcGGACTTCACGTTCTTCATAGCCGAGGATTGAGTCGCGACCGAACCAGAGGACGAAACACACTATGAGCTGGTAGATCGATTGGCCGATGATCATCTTCCACATGGTGATTGTGATGAGGGGTGCAGTTCGAGCTTCGGGTTCGCGGTGGAGGAGACTTCCGGTGGGGGGATCGGtagcgagagcgagagcggcAAAGGTAtccatgatgaggttgaccCAGAGGAGTTGAACAGCGTTGAGAACAGATTTCTGCTCGTCGTCTGAAACAGCTGAGATAAAAGTAACGCCGACGGCTGTAATGTTAACGGTAAGTTGGAACTGCAAGAACTTCTTGACTGAGTCGTTAATAGCACGACCCCAGCCCAACGCAACAACAATAGATGAGAAGTTATCGTCCATGAGGATGATATCCGAAGCTTCCTTGGCGACTTCCGTGCCAGTAATACCCATAGAGAAACCAACATCCGCCGCCTTGAGCGCAGGCGCATCGTTCGTTCCATCACCTGTAACAGCGACAATCTCACCGAGCGATCGCAGCGTCTTGACGAGGATGCGTTTATCCTCGGGACTCGATCTCGCGAGCACacggagcttcttgaccacTGCTGTGCGGTCTGATTCAGAGAGCTTGCGGAAGTCAGAGCCCTGCATCACGGCGTTGGGCTCGTTGATGGTACTTTCGGTGAGGATACCGCAGTTGAGAGCGATGGCGCGAGCGGTCTCGACGTTGTCGCCTGTCACCATCTTTACATTCACGGAGGCGATGCCACAGTCGGTTACAGCTTCGGGAACACCCTTGCGCACGGGATCTTGAATGCCGACGACGCCCATCCAGGTAAGGTTGTGCACCAAATCAGTGAGGTCGATATCAGCGTTGTCGTCTTCGGGGCGGAGGGTGAGGACAGGAGGCCAGTTCTCAAAGTCGCGGTAGGCAAGACCCAGAGTTCGGAGAGAGTTGGTCGCgtagttgaagatgatggatcgCAGTTCCTCTTTTCCATCGTCGGAGAGGGCCTCGGTGGTAGGTGATGTAGTAGGATCGCCGAGAATAGTGGTGCATTCGCCGAGAACAATTTCGGAAGCACCCTTGATGTAGAGTCTGTACTTGGGCTTATCCTTTGTCGGGCCGGGGATCTGCACAACGGCGCCCATGCATTTACGCTGGGAGTTGAAGGGGAAGAGACGGGTGATGGGATGGTTGGCGCGTTCGATTGCAAGGGGGCCGAGACCAAGATAGCGACGGGCCCAGTCGAGAAGAGCAGTCTCGGTCTTTGTGCCGACGAAGCCTtgctttccttcttcatctgacTCGAAAGCAGTGGTGTTGACGGTGATGGCagtcttgagaagttccTTGTACTCAGTATCAAGCTTAGTCGCGAACTGAGCCAGCGCAATggtctctctcttctcagcaCCAGCGGATTCCTGCTCAAACGACGAGTCGCCAAAGGAAAAGAGTCCACGAATGCCCAGTGATCCAGCGACGACAGTCATGATGTTCTCGGTGAGCGTACCAGTCTTGTCGGAGCAGATGACCGTGGCGTTACCCATAGTCTCGCACGATTGAAGATGTCGCACCAGGTTGTTCTCGCgcgtcatcttctttgtTGCGAAGGCGAGGGAGAGTGTTACTGCGAGGGGAAGACCTTCTGGGAcagcgacgacgatgacggtGATGGAAGTGATGAGGATCTGGAGAAAATCTTGGCCTTTTTGCTCGCCTGATTCGCGGTTGTTGGGCAGTTTAGCGAGGAATtcgatgaggaggacgaagaagagaaggagaccAGCTGCGCTACCAAGCTTTGCGATGTATCCTGACCAGTTAGTATGTATGCATCTTGTGTAATTGGGATCGTTGACTTACCTGCGAGGAGATTGAGCTTTGCTTGAAGAGGCGTCAGTCCCGGATCATCACGAAGCGACATCATCGTCTTTCCATGACTGCTCTGCTCTCCCACCGCGGTAACAAGAAACGTTCCCACGCCATCGAGAACCTTTGCACCTGAGATAATAAACggatcaagcttcttcaactgcggCGCCTGCTCATGCAGCAGTGCATGGAGAACCTGCTCAGCAGGAACCTTCTTAATAAGATCCGACTCTCCCGTCGCCGAACTCTCATCACAGCTAAGATTATGACCCTCGATAAAAACACCATCCACGGGGATGACATCGCCAGGCTCGAGAAGCATGACATCGCCAACGAGAACATCGTGAATAGAGATGTTTTGCGGTTTTCCGGAGCGTGTGATCTTGACGATGCggtcttccttcttctggttgAGTTTCTGGAACTGTCGCTCTTTTTGCCAATCGTTTGCTGCGCCGACGACGACCACGATGGTGATGGCTACGATAATGGCGACACCTTCGACCCATTCGACTTTTGCACCGCCGTCTTCATGGGATCCTCCAAAGGTTTGGTAGAGACCTAGAGCGAGTGATACAACAGCCGCGATACAGAGAAGGATGAGCACGCGATCCTGCAGAGCGATCCATGCTAGTTCAAGgaatgactttgactttggctCCGGGAGGCGATTCGCGCCGTATACTCGTTTCCGATCAGGGAATGCATCTTTTCCTGAAGCGTGCGCATCGCTATGCGTCACCTTCTCAACCTTTGAAGAAGTCGCTTCTTCGAATGATACTGCACCCGAGAGCTTTCCCTCATCCACGCTCAATCCAGCCTTTGCATCAGTCCTCAAGCCCTTCTGCAGACCGGGTAGACCACCGAGCGCAACAAAAGCGGCCAAGTTCTTTGGGTTAATGAGTTTCGCCAATTGACCGGGCGAAAAAGCGAATGGGTTGTTTTCCACGTGGAACAGGTCTTCCTCGCCGGGGTCGGGCTTTAGGATTTCGGCTTGGTCGCCTTTTCTTAGGGCTTCTACCTCGCGAGACATTTGTTCATGATCGGTGCCGACTTTTGTAGACGGCGACGAGGACCATGATTCGGTTCTAGATTTAGCCGTCGGCACTGCAAGAGTATTTGTGTCGTCTAGCGGAGATGGAGAGATTGAATCTGCCGGTGCTGGTTCTGGCATGTTAGTTTTACCTGGTCGTATGATGTGAGGAAGTCATCGCACTGGAGAATTACCGGGTTCGTTTGAGTCGACAGCCGCAGTGTCGACGGTGATTGTAGGAGCGCGCGGACGTCGTGGAGTGCTAGAGTCCATGTTGAACGACGGCCTGTGAGATGGAATGTGTGGTTCATGAGAGGAAGGGGGAAAATGGtggaaagaggagaagccaaGATATTGAGACTTGAAAGCGCTGGGGATCAAGGCAGGGGGTGAAAATACACTTCCGACACAGCCACAGCCACGAGGCATGCCAAGATCCTGGGCGGGCTGTGTGATTGGTGATGTCGAGGGCTAAGATGGTATTGCTTGGAGCTGCGAATCTTGGCATTTACAGGGGTGTTTTTTGTTTAATCTGGACTGTTCCGTGCAAAGACCTGGTGAACAAACTGTGGCAATACTTGTATCTTGATGAGAATAATGTACCGCTTGACATCATGGCTTTATCCTTTACCCTAGGTACTCATAAACATCTTCATAGAGATACTCTGTTCAGATGAGTCCGTCGTATTCCAACCGCCAGCCAAGATCTAAACGCCCACTAACCGTCCAGGCCGTCCCCACCCCAAATCACAAATCCAAGGTCCCCATAAATCGCCCCACAACGTCATTGTCTAAGCCTCgttttttaagcttaatagcgCCCATCACGCTAGATCTCATTCACTCCTTCCCTCCCCGGCAACCTTCATCTCCCTCTATTGCAAATGAAAAGGGGGCGATTTCATAAATCCAGTTTTTAGAGTTAAAAGTCCCTCTAGTGGTAGCTTTTGTATCTTTTAGTTAGTCGGCGAGAACTACTTAATCCTGTTATGTGCAGTTTTATACACAGCCCGGTATTGGTCCACTTAGGTCATGCAGAgggaagatggtgatgtttggAGCGAGGGGATTGGCTGCGACGCGAAATCTTGAATCGAATACATCATGCAGTGAATGGCATGACATGCCCGATTCGGGCAGTTCGTTGGACATAACGTGTTCAAGACACCTTAGACGGTGAATAAACACCGTTGGCAAGTATCGTACGTGGCACTCGAGACTTTGCACACATGACAGACCCGCCAGTGACATCTCACCCTCTTGTCAAGGTCCCAACGGGACTTGGTAGCGCCGATTCACTCCAACGATCCGATACAGTATCATCGCGCATAAACAGCACAAAAAACCAGAAACTTGCACGTAAAACAAGGAGGCCACCCGTAATTTGAATGCCGGGGCAACCCCTGTCTTTGGTTAAGCTTAATTTCGCTGCATATTTTTCTTGCTTGGCCTTCCATGACGTCAGTGAAGGCGAGACACAATTGGGGATTGGGATGAGACACCGGGATATTCATCTCGGGAGGTTCTGAATGGAGAAGGACGGTGTTAAGCTTTCAGCTAGAGGGGTTTCTGATCGGGGCGGTGCTGGGGCGATGCTGAGGCTATGGAGGGACGCGTAGATTTTTTGTGTATTTTGTTGAGAGAGAGGCAGCCGGGAGAGATGGGAAACATGAGGTTTGAGCTTGTCATGATGAGGTGAGGACGTGTTGAGGAGGCAAATGGAGGCGGAGGTATTGCGGTTGATTGACGCGTTTATGGTGACGACGTGACTCTGAGGAGGCGAGTAGATAGCTTCAACGCCTGCGATATCAGGAACAATAATTCCTGAGGATGAATTTATTGCCTGATTATCACGGTTGCTCGTCACGAGTGTGGTCATCATTTGCGTTGTCGTGGTGTCGCGTCTCGAGTTTGTGAGTCGAGATTGCATGACAAACCTGGGGCGATGAGCACATGGGATTCTTCGCGATGTACATCGCAATAACAGAAAATCTCGGAAAAGAGTGATCAGCCTTAAGTCGCTGATGTTTTTAATGCACAACTCTCGATCTAGTACAGAATGACATGGCTCAGGATTAATGGATTGAGTATAACCGGCAAATGCGCATTCCTACCCG contains these protein-coding regions:
- a CDS encoding probable calcium P-type ATPase NCA-3; this translates as MDSSTPRRPRAPTITVDTAAVDSNEPGKTNMPEPAPADSISPSPLDDTNTLAVPTAKSRTESWSSSPSTKVGTDHEQMSREVEALRKGDQAEILKPDPGEEDLFHVENNPFAFSPGQLAKLINPKNLAAFVALGGLPGLQKGLRTDAKAGLSVDEGKLSGAVSFEEATSSKVEKVTHSDAHASGKDAFPDRKRVYGANRLPEPKSKSFLELAWIALQDRVLILLCIAAVVSLALGLYQTFGGSHEDGGAKVEWVEGVAIIVAITIVVVVGAANDWQKERQFQKLNQKKEDRIVKITRSGKPQNISIHDVLVGDVMLLEPGDVIPVDGVFIEGHNLSCDESSATGESDLIKKVPAEQVLHALLHEQAPQLKKLDPFIISGAKVLDGVGTFLVTAVGEQSSHGKTMMSLRDDPGLTPLQAKLNLLAGYIAKLGSAAGLLLFFVLLIEFLAKLPNNRESGEQKGQDFLQILITSITVIVVAVPEGLPLAVTLSLAFATKKMTRENNLVRHLQSCETMGNATVICSDKTGTLTENIMTVVAGSLGIRGLFSFGDSSFEQESAGAEKRETIALAQFATKLDTEYKELLKTAITVNTTAFESDEEGKQGFVGTKTETALLDWARRYLGLGPLAIERANHPITRLFPFNSQRKCMGAVVQIPGPTKDKPKYRLYIKGASEIVLGECTTILGDPTTSPTTEALSDDGKEELRSIIFNYATNSLRTLGLAYRDFENWPPVLTLRPEDDNADIDLTDLVHNLTWMGVVGIQDPVRKGVPEAVTDCGIASVNVKMVTGDNVETARAIALNCGILTESTINEPNAVMQGSDFRKLSESDRTAVVKKLRVLARSSPEDKRILVKTLRSLGEIVAVTGDGTNDAPALKAADVGFSMGITGTEVAKEASDIILMDDNFSSIVVALGWGRAINDSVKKFLQFQLTVNITAVGVTFISAVSDDEQKSVLNAVQLLWVNLIMDTFAALALATDPPTGSLLHREPEARTAPLITITMWKMIIGQSIYQLIVCFVLWFGRDSILGYEEREVRSLIFNIFVFMQIFKLVNSRRVDNKLNIFEGLHRNHLFMLMMTIMAAGQIIIIFFGSDAFVVTRLNGTQWGISLVLGFFSIPIGVLIRLFPDEWFHAFVKVLAKLWPSWIRFSRKKKDTSEEDGTEPFPKEKLEGYDMDTALLGIRDDLEFLKRVRGGRMTALSDAMARSREKMLRRKRSESRPRSKLRSRRGSSRSSNRPPISPMMSVVGMPGIVAASVAGLQPGQGASNENLEARQA